Proteins from a genomic interval of Youhaiella tibetensis:
- the cobM gene encoding precorrin-4 C(11)-methyltransferase translates to MTVYFIGAGPGAADLITVRGQRLIERCPVCLYAGSLVPAEIVASAPDGAIVLDTASMHLDQIIDEMARAHDRGQDVARVHSGDPSLYGAIGEQMRRLDALGIPYQVVPGVPAFAGAAASLASELTLPDVSQTVILTRVSSGASPMPQSESLEILGRSKATLALHLAMKSLPAIAEALTPHYGADCPVVVVHRATWPDERIVATTLGEMVERLAHEDIRRTALIFVGQVFGEARFRDSRLYQAGFSHYRREASE, encoded by the coding sequence ATGACGGTCTATTTCATCGGCGCCGGCCCCGGCGCGGCCGACCTCATCACCGTGCGCGGCCAGCGCCTCATCGAGCGCTGCCCGGTCTGCCTCTATGCCGGCTCGCTCGTGCCCGCCGAAATCGTCGCCAGCGCCCCGGACGGCGCGATCGTGCTCGATACCGCGTCCATGCATCTCGACCAGATCATCGACGAGATGGCGCGCGCCCATGACCGGGGCCAGGACGTGGCCCGCGTGCATTCGGGCGACCCTTCGCTCTATGGCGCGATCGGCGAGCAGATGCGCCGGCTCGATGCCCTGGGCATTCCCTACCAGGTCGTGCCGGGCGTCCCCGCCTTTGCGGGCGCGGCGGCCAGCCTTGCCAGCGAACTCACCCTTCCCGACGTCTCCCAGACGGTGATCCTGACGCGCGTCTCGAGCGGCGCTTCGCCGATGCCGCAGAGCGAGAGCCTGGAAATCCTGGGACGCTCGAAAGCCACGCTGGCCCTGCACCTGGCGATGAAGAGCCTGCCGGCGATCGCCGAGGCGCTGACGCCCCATTACGGGGCCGATTGCCCCGTGGTGGTGGTGCACCGCGCCACCTGGCCGGACGAAAGGATCGTCGCGACGACGCTGGGCGAAATGGTCGAAAGGCTGGCGCACGAAGACATCCGTCGCACCGCGCTCATCTTCGTCGGACAGGTGTTCGGGGAAGCGCGCTTCCGGGACAGCCGGCTCTACCAGGCCGGCTTTTCGCACTACCGGCGGGAGGCATCCGAATGA
- a CDS encoding precorrin-8X methylmutase, whose translation MTDPAEHAAQRREMFAHAAQLAHLPASLEATVVAMIEVSGMVDLVVDIRADSGLADAVGAALDAQRPVLCDCEMVREGIAPPDGSPVLSLLNDPRVAPLAKAMGNTRSAAAVDLWGDALAGAVVVVGNAPTALFRLYELLAAGAPRPAAIIGIPVGFVGAAESKALLAQGIAGVPYLTVLGRRGGSALASAAFNALAAGARA comes from the coding sequence TTGACCGACCCCGCCGAACACGCCGCCCAGCGGCGTGAAATGTTTGCCCATGCGGCCCAGCTCGCGCACCTGCCGGCTTCGCTGGAGGCCACCGTCGTCGCCATGATCGAAGTCAGCGGCATGGTCGACCTGGTCGTCGACATCCGCGCCGATTCGGGCCTGGCCGATGCGGTCGGCGCCGCGCTCGATGCGCAAAGGCCGGTGCTCTGCGATTGCGAGATGGTTCGCGAGGGAATCGCGCCGCCGGATGGCTCGCCCGTGCTGTCGCTGCTCAACGATCCGAGGGTCGCGCCGCTGGCCAAGGCCATGGGCAATACCCGGTCGGCCGCCGCGGTCGACCTCTGGGGGGATGCGCTTGCAGGCGCGGTGGTCGTGGTCGGCAATGCGCCCACGGCGCTGTTCCGCCTCTATGAACTGCTCGCGGCGGGCGCGCCCAGGCCGGCTGCGATCATAGGCATTCCCGTGGGTTTCGTGGGGGCGGCCGAGAGCAAGGCGCTCCTGGCGCAGGGCATTGCCGGCGTCCCCTATCTCACCGTTCTCGGCCGGCGCGGCGGCTCCGCGCTGGCGAGCGCGGCGTTCAACGCCCTGGCGGCGGGAGCGCGCGCATGA
- the cbiE gene encoding precorrin-6y C5,15-methyltransferase (decarboxylating) subunit CbiE — MTAWLNIVGVGEGGVADLSPAARAIVGAAATILGPQRLLDGLGEGQERLAWQSPLTRMIEQVQALAGTPTVILATGDPSWFGIGVTLSRYLPAGAFAITPHPSAFSLAAARLHWALQNVATLSLHGRADAALQPHILPGNRILALTTDRGTVASVAAMLRARGYGESTLTMLENLGGPHERISSASARQIDVSQLGDFLTLAIDCVAGVEAPLLPPVPGLPDDAFVTDGQITKREVRAASLAKLAPYPGALLWDVGAGSGSIGIEWMRAAREARAIAFERDPARASIIAENARNLGTPGIEIVTGVAPETLSGQPTPDAVFLGGDVGNGAIFEAAWAALRPGGWLVANSVTIEGDRALFERQDVHGGELTRIEVSYLDSVGSRHVLRPRLPVTQWTVRKP; from the coding sequence ATGACGGCCTGGCTCAATATCGTCGGGGTCGGGGAAGGCGGGGTCGCCGACCTATCGCCGGCGGCACGCGCGATCGTCGGCGCCGCCGCGACTATCCTTGGACCGCAGCGCCTGCTCGACGGACTTGGCGAGGGGCAGGAGCGCCTCGCCTGGCAATCGCCGCTGACGCGGATGATCGAGCAGGTGCAGGCGCTTGCCGGAACACCGACCGTGATCCTGGCGACCGGCGATCCCTCCTGGTTCGGGATCGGCGTGACGCTGTCGCGATACCTGCCGGCCGGGGCCTTTGCCATCACCCCGCACCCTTCGGCCTTTTCGCTCGCCGCGGCGCGCCTGCACTGGGCGCTTCAGAACGTGGCGACGCTGTCGCTGCATGGCCGGGCCGATGCGGCGCTCCAGCCCCACATCCTCCCCGGCAACCGCATCCTGGCGCTCACCACGGACCGGGGGACGGTCGCCAGCGTCGCGGCGATGCTGCGCGCGCGCGGTTATGGCGAGAGCACGCTCACCATGCTCGAGAACCTGGGCGGCCCGCACGAGCGCATCTCCAGCGCCAGCGCGCGCCAGATCGATGTTTCGCAGCTCGGCGACTTCCTGACGCTCGCCATCGATTGCGTCGCGGGCGTGGAGGCGCCGCTGCTGCCGCCAGTCCCGGGGCTGCCGGATGACGCCTTCGTCACCGACGGGCAGATCACCAAGCGCGAGGTGCGGGCGGCGAGCCTCGCCAAGCTGGCGCCCTATCCGGGCGCCCTGCTCTGGGACGTCGGCGCCGGATCGGGATCGATCGGCATCGAATGGATGCGCGCGGCGCGCGAGGCGCGGGCGATCGCGTTCGAGCGCGACCCGGCACGCGCCTCGATCATCGCCGAGAACGCCCGGAACCTGGGAACGCCCGGCATCGAGATCGTCACTGGCGTCGCGCCGGAGACCTTGAGCGGGCAGCCCACTCCCGATGCGGTGTTCCTGGGCGGCGATGTCGGCAATGGCGCGATCTTCGAGGCCGCCTGGGCGGCATTGCGGCCCGGGGGATGGCTGGTGGCCAATTCGGTGACGATCGAGGGCGACCGCGCGCTCTTCGAGCGGCAGGACGTCCATGGGGGCGAGTTGACGCGCATCGAGGTCTCCTATCTCGACAGCGTCGGCTCGCGCCACGTGTTGCGGCCGCGCCTGCCGGTGACGCAATGGACGGTGAGAAAGCCATGA
- a CDS encoding cobalt-precorrin-6A reductase, which translates to MKILILGGTGEARALAERLVDAGHDVTTSLAGRTSAPLLPQGALRIGGFGGPEGLAACLRTEAFDWLVDATHPYAGRISANAVAASAASGIPLLRLMRAPWDEPEDARWQHFESPEVAAKALPPGARVLLTTGHAGLDHFLARADCGFLVRVIQAPQAGLPDHARLLLERPPYDLDHELALLRDNGVTHMVSKNSGGGQTAAKLAAAGALGVAVIIIDRPAYPAAREVASVDEALAILHSDASRR; encoded by the coding sequence ATGAAGATACTGATCCTGGGCGGAACGGGCGAGGCCCGGGCGCTGGCCGAGAGGCTCGTCGATGCCGGCCACGACGTCACCACCTCGCTCGCCGGGCGTACCAGCGCGCCGCTGCTGCCGCAGGGTGCCCTGCGCATCGGTGGTTTCGGCGGCCCCGAGGGGCTTGCAGCCTGTCTCCGGACCGAAGCCTTCGACTGGCTGGTCGACGCCACCCACCCTTATGCGGGCCGTATCTCCGCCAACGCGGTTGCGGCAAGCGCGGCTTCCGGCATTCCCCTGCTGCGCCTCATGCGGGCGCCCTGGGACGAGCCCGAAGACGCCCGATGGCAGCACTTTGAAAGCCCCGAGGTAGCCGCCAAGGCGCTTCCGCCCGGCGCACGCGTGCTTTTGACCACCGGTCATGCCGGCCTCGACCACTTCCTGGCGCGTGCCGACTGCGGTTTTCTCGTGCGCGTCATCCAGGCTCCCCAAGCTGGCCTGCCGGACCATGCGCGGCTCCTGCTCGAGCGCCCGCCCTACGATCTCGACCATGAACTCGCGCTTCTGCGGGACAACGGCGTGACCCACATGGTGAGCAAGAATTCGGGCGGCGGGCAGACGGCCGCCAAGCTTGCGGCCGCCGGGGCGCTTGGCGTTGCGGTCATCATCATCGATCGACCCGCCTACCCGGCGGCCCGCGAGGTCGCCAGCGTCGATGAGGCCCTGGCCATACTTCATTCGGATGCCTCCCGCCGGTAG
- a CDS encoding cobalamin biosynthesis protein, producing MKLAVGIGLSSRAEADEIVALVTSCLAGLRGEVEVLVSSRRKAGNVALSSAAERLGAPLVLLDDATLARQDVPHPSRVAEARTGLDGVAEAAALHFGPLLVGKTKSAHATCAIAEIAP from the coding sequence ATGAAGCTCGCCGTCGGAATCGGATTGAGCAGCCGCGCGGAGGCAGACGAGATCGTCGCCCTGGTGACGTCCTGCCTTGCAGGCCTCCGAGGCGAGGTCGAGGTGCTTGTCAGTTCCCGGCGCAAGGCGGGGAACGTGGCGCTGTCGTCTGCAGCCGAGCGCCTGGGCGCGCCTCTGGTGCTGCTCGATGACGCCACGCTGGCCCGCCAGGACGTGCCCCATCCCTCGCGGGTCGCCGAGGCACGCACGGGACTGGACGGGGTGGCCGAGGCGGCGGCGCTCCATTTCGGCCCGCTGCTCGTGGGCAAGACCAAATCCGCCCATGCCACCTGTGCGATAGCGGAGATTGCGCCATGA
- a CDS encoding cation diffusion facilitator family transporter, producing MARHKHSPVAIQLAMGSLAVGLVVLALKGYAAWVTGSLALFSDALESIVNVVTAIVTLVAVRLAARPADDTLPYGYHKAEYFSAVIIGVFITVAALLIFREAYYGFITPRPFTADPVGLGVSIVATVINGAWAYMLISRGRRERSPALQADGRHLFTDVLSTVGVLVGVLLAIVTGWHQLDAVLAALVGISILWSGWQLLRDSVIGLMDVAVDPKQLLRIKEVISANAEGAIEAHDIRTRRAGSATFIEFHLVVPGSMSVEAAHAICDRIEAKLREEERDAMVTIHVEPEDKAKHSGIVVI from the coding sequence ATGGCACGGCACAAGCATTCCCCTGTCGCGATACAACTGGCTATGGGCAGCCTGGCGGTGGGTCTGGTGGTGCTGGCGCTCAAGGGCTACGCGGCCTGGGTGACGGGCTCGCTGGCGCTCTTCTCCGATGCCCTCGAAAGCATCGTCAATGTCGTGACCGCCATCGTGACGCTCGTGGCCGTGCGCCTGGCGGCGCGTCCGGCCGACGACACGCTGCCCTATGGCTACCACAAGGCCGAATATTTCTCGGCGGTGATCATCGGCGTCTTCATCACCGTTGCGGCCCTTCTCATCTTCCGGGAGGCCTATTACGGCTTCATCACCCCGCGCCCCTTCACCGCCGATCCGGTCGGGCTGGGCGTGAGCATCGTCGCTACCGTCATCAACGGCGCCTGGGCCTATATGCTCATCTCGCGCGGCCGTCGCGAACGCTCGCCGGCCCTGCAGGCCGATGGCAGGCACCTTTTCACCGACGTTCTTTCCACCGTCGGCGTCCTCGTCGGTGTCCTCCTCGCCATCGTCACCGGCTGGCACCAGCTCGATGCGGTGCTCGCTGCCCTGGTGGGCATTTCCATCCTCTGGTCAGGCTGGCAATTGCTGCGCGACAGCGTCATCGGCCTGATGGACGTGGCCGTCGATCCCAAGCAGTTGCTGCGCATCAAGGAAGTCATCTCGGCCAATGCCGAGGGCGCCATCGAGGCGCACGACATCCGCACCCGGCGGGCGGGGAGCGCCACCTTCATCGAGTTTCACCTGGTGGTCCCCGGCTCGATGAGCGTGGAAGCGGCCCATGCCATCTGCGACCGCATCGAGGCCAAGTTGCGCGAGGAAGAGCGCGACGCCATGGTCACGATCCATGTCGAGCCCGAAGACAAGGCCAAGCATTCGGGC